Proteins from a single region of Sneathiella aquimaris:
- a CDS encoding branched-chain amino acid ABC transporter permease, translating to MFYREAGQFKSSYKEDQAVFPILQDRIGIAIILLIAFVGIPLFAGDYFIGAIMTPFLILALAAIGLNILTGYAGQISLGTGGFMAVGAFAAYKFATFTITIGSIEGTLPLIITILLSGVVAALVGIMFGIPSLRIKGFYLAVATLAAQFFIEWLFIKVGWFTNYSPSGVITAPPLNVMGYVFETPAEKYLFTLGFVAVLAMAAKNLVRSHIGRGWMAIRDMDIAAEIIGFKPLQTKLSAFAVSSFFCGVAGALWAFVHLGTVEPEAFGINRSFAILFMVIIGGMGSILGSFIGAAFILLLPIFLNNVPPMIGLEIGVDMVAHLEFMVFGILIIFFLIVEPHGLARLWTIGKEKLRSWPFPY from the coding sequence ATGTTTTATCGTGAAGCAGGACAGTTCAAGTCCTCCTATAAAGAAGACCAGGCCGTTTTTCCGATCCTTCAGGATCGGATCGGTATCGCCATCATCCTTTTGATCGCATTTGTCGGTATTCCCCTGTTTGCAGGTGATTATTTCATCGGCGCGATTATGACTCCCTTTTTGATCCTGGCCCTCGCCGCGATCGGTTTGAATATCCTGACAGGCTATGCGGGTCAGATTTCTCTGGGAACCGGTGGATTTATGGCAGTAGGGGCCTTTGCCGCTTACAAATTTGCCACCTTTACGATCACAATCGGTAGTATCGAAGGTACGTTGCCGCTTATCATCACGATCCTCCTTTCAGGGGTAGTCGCGGCGCTTGTCGGTATCATGTTTGGTATTCCAAGCCTTCGCATTAAGGGCTTCTATCTGGCTGTGGCGACGTTGGCGGCTCAATTCTTTATTGAATGGCTGTTTATTAAAGTGGGCTGGTTTACAAATTATAGCCCGTCCGGTGTTATCACTGCGCCTCCATTGAACGTCATGGGGTATGTCTTCGAAACGCCCGCAGAAAAATATCTGTTTACACTCGGATTTGTTGCCGTTCTTGCGATGGCAGCCAAAAATCTGGTGCGCAGCCATATTGGCCGCGGCTGGATGGCGATCCGGGATATGGATATTGCGGCGGAAATCATCGGCTTTAAGCCGTTGCAAACGAAACTGTCTGCCTTTGCGGTCAGCTCTTTCTTCTGTGGTGTCGCGGGCGCTCTGTGGGCGTTTGTTCATCTGGGAACAGTGGAGCCTGAAGCCTTCGGCATTAACCGTTCTTTTGCCATTCTCTTTATGGTGATTATCGGCGGTATGGGCAGTATTCTTGGGTCATTTATCGGAGCGGCTTTTATTCTGCTCCTGCCTATTTTCCTGAATAACGTGCCGCCTATGATCGGCTTGGAAATCGGTGTTGATATGGTGGCGCATTTGGAGTTCATGGTATTTGGCATTCTGATCATTTTCTTCTTGATTGTTGAGCCCCATGGACTGGCAAGATTATGGACCATTGGTAAGGAAAAACTGAGATCCTGGCCATTTCCATATTGA
- a CDS encoding ABC transporter substrate-binding protein: MSLKKFVLGALGAAVVAAPFAAPAPALAEDTLYLPKLVYRTGPFAPGGIPTANGAVDYWAMINERDGGVGGAKVIVEECEFGYNTDRGVECYERTKNKNGGGLVYQPYSTGVTYALADRTRTDKIPLLTMGYGRADAGVGTAFPYVFPLMTNYWGQATGIMKYMGKEEGGLDKMKDKTIALVYLDIAYGKESIPIFRSLSEKFGFKLKEYPVVFPGLEQKATWLQIRRAKPDYIVMWGWGVMNQTAIKEAAKIKFPAEKFIGNWWAGAEQDTVPAGDAAIGYKSAAFGAAGKDFPVIQEIMKHVYGKGNGKGEENVGQALYNRAVLTQVVIHAGILKAQEKTGKKAISSEDLRWGLENIVLDDALAEKLGVKGMAPTLKPNCADHIGGGSFYIQQWDGKSWNKVSDTLTPMEDMIIPAMKESAEKYLKEKGLDAVSCS, translated from the coding sequence ATGAGTTTGAAGAAATTTGTACTTGGTGCTTTGGGAGCAGCTGTTGTTGCGGCACCATTTGCGGCCCCTGCGCCGGCATTGGCAGAAGATACACTGTATCTTCCAAAATTGGTTTATCGTACGGGTCCATTTGCCCCTGGCGGAATTCCAACAGCGAACGGTGCCGTTGATTACTGGGCGATGATTAATGAACGTGACGGTGGCGTAGGTGGCGCCAAGGTTATTGTTGAAGAATGTGAGTTTGGCTACAACACAGACCGTGGTGTGGAATGTTACGAACGGACAAAGAATAAAAATGGTGGTGGTCTTGTCTATCAGCCATATTCAACAGGTGTAACATATGCATTGGCTGACCGTACACGGACTGACAAAATCCCTCTGTTGACAATGGGTTATGGTCGTGCGGATGCCGGTGTTGGTACAGCATTTCCTTATGTTTTCCCACTTATGACAAACTACTGGGGCCAGGCCACCGGTATTATGAAATATATGGGTAAAGAAGAAGGCGGACTGGACAAGATGAAAGATAAAACGATTGCGCTCGTTTATCTTGATATCGCCTACGGTAAAGAATCCATTCCGATCTTTAGATCTCTGTCCGAAAAATTCGGTTTCAAACTAAAAGAATACCCTGTCGTATTCCCAGGTCTTGAACAGAAAGCAACTTGGTTGCAGATTCGCCGTGCGAAGCCTGACTATATTGTCATGTGGGGCTGGGGTGTTATGAACCAGACAGCGATTAAAGAAGCCGCGAAAATCAAGTTTCCAGCTGAAAAATTCATTGGTAACTGGTGGGCCGGTGCTGAGCAGGACACAGTTCCAGCTGGTGATGCGGCAATCGGTTACAAAAGTGCTGCATTCGGTGCTGCTGGTAAAGACTTCCCGGTTATCCAGGAAATCATGAAGCACGTTTATGGAAAAGGAAACGGCAAGGGTGAAGAAAATGTCGGTCAGGCTCTGTACAACCGTGCCGTTCTGACGCAGGTCGTTATTCATGCGGGTATCCTGAAAGCACAGGAAAAAACTGGCAAGAAAGCGATTTCTTCAGAAGACCTTCGTTGGGGCCTTGAAAATATCGTTCTGGATGATGCACTTGCAGAAAAACTCGGTGTAAAAGGCATGGCGCCAACTCTGAAGCCTAACTGCGCTGACCACATCGGTGGTGGTTCATTCTACATTCAGCAGTGGGACGGTAAAAGTTGGAACAAAGTTTCTGACACTTTGACACCAATGGAAGACATGATCATTCCTGCGATGAAAGAGTCTGCGGAAAAATACCTGAAAGAAAAAGGTCTTGATGCTGTTTCCTGCAGCTAA
- a CDS encoding ABC transporter ATP-binding protein translates to MNATSNPLLRVNNIEVIYDHVILVLKGVSLEVPEGSIVSILGANGAGKTTSLKAISNLLRSERGEVTKGTIEYEGRDITQKSPAELVTEGVVQVMEGRHCFEHLTVEENLLTGAYTRKGGRAVINEELEKVYHYFPRLRERRTSQAGYVSGGEQQMVAVGRALMAKPKLILLDEPSMGLAPQLVEEIFEIVKRLNEETGVSFLVAEQNATIALKYAHYGYILENGRVVMDGAASDLSNNEDVKEFYLGLGGDGRKSFKDVKHYRRRKRWLA, encoded by the coding sequence ATGAATGCGACAAGCAATCCCCTTCTTAGGGTCAATAATATCGAGGTCATTTATGACCATGTTATCCTTGTCTTGAAAGGGGTCTCGCTGGAGGTTCCGGAAGGGAGCATTGTCTCCATTCTGGGTGCTAACGGTGCTGGCAAGACTACCTCTTTGAAAGCCATTTCGAACCTCCTCCGCTCTGAGCGCGGGGAGGTTACGAAAGGCACCATTGAGTATGAAGGTCGGGATATTACGCAAAAATCTCCGGCTGAGCTGGTGACCGAGGGCGTTGTTCAGGTGATGGAAGGCCGTCACTGTTTTGAACATCTGACCGTTGAGGAAAATCTTTTGACAGGTGCCTATACCCGTAAGGGCGGCCGAGCTGTCATTAATGAAGAGCTGGAAAAAGTATATCACTATTTCCCGCGTCTAAGAGAGCGCCGGACTTCACAGGCCGGTTATGTTTCTGGTGGTGAGCAGCAGATGGTGGCCGTGGGCCGCGCCTTGATGGCCAAGCCAAAGCTGATCCTGCTGGATGAGCCATCAATGGGGCTGGCGCCTCAGTTGGTGGAAGAAATTTTTGAAATTGTGAAGCGTTTGAACGAAGAAACCGGCGTGAGTTTTCTCGTTGCCGAGCAGAACGCCACAATCGCACTGAAATATGCCCACTATGGCTACATTCTCGAAAATGGCCGGGTGGTTATGGATGGGGCCGCTTCCGATTTGTCAAACAACGAAGATGTGAAGGAATTCTATCTTGGTCTGGGAGGCGATGGCCGGAAAAGCTTTAAAGATGTGAAGCATTACCGGCGGCGTAAGCGTTGGCTCGCTTAA
- a CDS encoding phenylacetate--CoA ligase family protein: protein MTGTGKYYDELETREGAVREKEQFQALQAQIVHAKANSDYFGEILKDVDPASITSRDALAKLPVTRKADLIGYQTSNPPLGGLNAEPIGDVANVFMSPGPIFEPGQRTKDYFRMGRAMWAAGFRPGDLVYNTFSYHMTPAGHMMESGAHAVGCPVFPAGIGNTEMQIQAVATLKPRAYVGTPSFLKILLEKGREAGADMSSIKVASVGGEALPPSLRTALQDLGIDLVIQSYGTADLGLIAYETEAMEGMTIDEGVFVEIVRPGTGDPVGPGEVGEVVVTSFNKTYPLIRFGTGDMSAFLPDGSACGRTGPRIKGWMGRADQTAKVKGMFVHPGQVVDVQKRHSEIKKVRLVITSHDNVDAMTLQCEVEKGNDPLKSAIEESVQSLCKVRGGVEFVAPGSLPNDGKVIDDARSYE, encoded by the coding sequence ATGACCGGTACTGGCAAATATTATGACGAACTTGAAACCCGTGAGGGGGCGGTTCGTGAAAAAGAACAGTTTCAGGCATTGCAAGCACAGATCGTGCACGCGAAAGCCAATTCTGATTATTTTGGCGAGATACTGAAAGATGTCGACCCTGCGTCGATCACCTCTCGGGATGCGTTAGCCAAATTGCCAGTGACCCGGAAAGCGGACCTGATCGGATATCAGACGTCCAACCCGCCTTTGGGTGGTTTGAACGCAGAGCCGATCGGAGACGTGGCGAATGTGTTCATGTCGCCTGGCCCGATCTTTGAGCCTGGGCAACGGACAAAGGATTACTTTCGGATGGGGCGTGCCATGTGGGCTGCCGGCTTCCGTCCGGGAGATCTAGTTTACAATACGTTTTCCTACCACATGACCCCGGCCGGTCACATGATGGAAAGCGGAGCCCATGCTGTTGGCTGCCCTGTTTTCCCCGCCGGAATTGGGAATACGGAGATGCAAATTCAGGCAGTGGCAACCCTGAAACCACGGGCCTATGTCGGGACGCCGTCCTTCTTGAAGATTCTGCTTGAAAAAGGCAGGGAAGCAGGTGCCGACATGTCGTCCATCAAGGTTGCCAGTGTTGGTGGGGAGGCGTTGCCACCCTCGTTACGAACCGCATTGCAGGATCTGGGGATCGATCTGGTGATCCAGTCGTATGGGACAGCCGATCTTGGTCTGATTGCTTATGAGACAGAAGCCATGGAAGGTATGACAATCGATGAAGGCGTTTTTGTCGAGATTGTCCGGCCTGGTACAGGCGATCCTGTTGGTCCGGGTGAAGTTGGTGAGGTTGTCGTCACCAGTTTTAATAAAACATATCCATTGATCCGTTTCGGTACGGGCGATATGTCTGCATTTTTGCCGGATGGCAGTGCCTGTGGCCGAACAGGTCCCCGGATCAAGGGGTGGATGGGACGCGCTGACCAGACCGCTAAAGTGAAGGGCATGTTTGTTCATCCCGGCCAAGTGGTTGATGTTCAGAAACGCCATAGCGAGATCAAAAAGGTTCGTCTGGTGATTACCAGTCATGACAATGTCGATGCGATGACGCTTCAATGCGAAGTTGAAAAAGGAAATGATCCACTGAAATCGGCGATTGAAGAGTCCGTTCAAAGCCTGTGTAAAGTGCGGGGCGGCGTGGAGTTCGTTGCGCCGGGGTCGCTTCCAAATGATGGAAAAGTGATCGACGACGCACGGAGCTACGAATAA
- the ccmA gene encoding heme ABC exporter ATP-binding protein CcmA: MTLHVKNLSCIRQDRLIFRELDFSLSPGSVMWIKGKNGAGKSSLLRMIAGLLRPVEGDIFWNDQNVHADPDSFAGQFHFLGHQEPLKPVFTVYENLDFWSRFHGGSRAAVDAAMDAFDLQRLRNTPARILSAGQKKRTNLARLIASPAPLWLLDEPLSSLDVHYIELFTHVLEAHVSAGGMALLATHQEIGIPSLRTLNLDAAKGGVS; the protein is encoded by the coding sequence ATGACCCTGCATGTTAAAAACCTGAGTTGTATTCGTCAGGATCGCTTGATATTTCGGGAACTCGACTTTTCGCTCTCCCCCGGATCGGTTATGTGGATCAAGGGAAAAAACGGTGCAGGCAAGTCTTCTTTGTTGCGGATGATTGCCGGTCTGTTACGCCCGGTAGAGGGCGACATTTTCTGGAATGACCAGAATGTCCACGCAGACCCCGACAGTTTTGCCGGCCAGTTTCACTTTCTGGGTCATCAGGAACCTTTGAAACCAGTTTTTACCGTTTATGAAAATCTCGACTTCTGGTCGCGCTTTCACGGGGGTAGTCGCGCCGCCGTTGACGCGGCGATGGATGCCTTTGATCTACAAAGGCTTCGCAACACGCCAGCCCGTATTTTATCAGCAGGTCAAAAAAAGCGGACGAACCTTGCACGTCTGATTGCCAGTCCCGCCCCCTTATGGCTTCTTGATGAGCCGTTAAGCTCCCTCGACGTTCATTATATCGAACTTTTCACTCACGTCCTTGAGGCACATGTCTCGGCGGGTGGAATGGCATTATTGGCCACCCATCAGGAAATCGGGATTCCGTCCCTTAGAACGCTCAATCTGGACGCAGCCAAGGGTGGCGTGTCATGA
- the ccmB gene encoding heme exporter protein CcmB → MNSFLCVFKRDFSLAARQGSALTMTLSFFVIAVTLFPLGVGPELSVLARIGPGVLWVGALLSCLLTLDRMFQADYEDGSLDQLMVGTLPVEMMVLAKVLAHWITSVLPLIVITPVLAISFNMPADSLPVMVLALFVGSPVLSLIGSVGAALTVGMRRGGVLLSLLVLPLYIPVLIFGVAAVEAAVALLPVAPHLLLLSGLSLGALVVCPLGAAAGLRLAVE, encoded by the coding sequence ATGAATAGTTTCCTCTGCGTCTTTAAGCGGGACTTTAGTTTGGCGGCACGGCAAGGCAGTGCCCTGACCATGACCTTGTCTTTTTTTGTGATCGCAGTGACGCTTTTCCCTCTGGGTGTAGGGCCTGAACTTTCTGTTCTGGCACGGATTGGGCCCGGGGTTTTATGGGTTGGTGCCTTACTCTCCTGCCTTTTGACATTGGATCGAATGTTTCAGGCTGACTATGAGGATGGTTCACTTGATCAATTAATGGTCGGAACGCTTCCCGTAGAAATGATGGTTCTGGCGAAGGTTTTGGCCCACTGGATTACCTCGGTGCTGCCATTGATTGTAATCACACCGGTTCTTGCCATATCCTTTAATATGCCGGCGGATAGCTTGCCGGTTATGGTTTTGGCATTATTTGTGGGATCACCCGTTCTCAGTCTGATAGGATCAGTTGGGGCGGCCCTTACGGTTGGGATGCGTCGCGGTGGGGTGCTTTTATCTTTGTTGGTATTGCCCCTGTATATACCGGTTTTAATCTTTGGTGTTGCAGCCGTAGAAGCGGCGGTTGCCTTGTTACCGGTCGCGCCTCATTTATTGTTGTTGTCCGGGCTCTCGCTTGGAGCATTAGTGGTATGCCCCCTGGGGGCGGCGGCTGGCTTAAGGCTTGCAGTAGAGTAG
- a CDS encoding heme ABC transporter permease — protein sequence MAVDLHRFANPTRFLKLASVIFPWATGLTVLLLGIGLYYSLFLSPEDYQQGDTVRIMFVHVPAAWMAMSVYTMMAVSSAVGWIWKHPVADLSAKAAAPIGASFTFLALVTGALWGQPMWGTYWVWDARLTSMLILFFLYLGYMAIWESFDEPGKAAKAAAILVLIGAINIPIIKFSVDWWNTLHQPASVATMEGPKIHSSILTPLLIMAAAYTTLFVSLFIIRVKTEILSRRLRILRVNAAQD from the coding sequence ATGGCTGTTGACCTTCATCGATTTGCCAATCCCACGCGTTTTCTAAAGTTAGCGTCTGTGATATTCCCATGGGCAACCGGCCTGACGGTTCTGCTTTTAGGGATTGGTCTTTACTATTCTCTTTTTCTGTCTCCTGAAGATTATCAGCAGGGCGATACTGTCCGTATCATGTTTGTCCATGTGCCGGCGGCGTGGATGGCGATGAGTGTTTATACCATGATGGCTGTTTCGTCTGCTGTTGGGTGGATCTGGAAACATCCGGTCGCCGATTTGTCAGCGAAAGCGGCGGCCCCTATAGGGGCAAGTTTTACGTTTTTGGCCCTTGTAACAGGCGCTCTGTGGGGGCAGCCAATGTGGGGAACCTATTGGGTTTGGGATGCGCGTCTGACCAGTATGCTCATTCTGTTTTTCCTGTATTTGGGCTATATGGCCATTTGGGAAAGTTTTGACGAACCGGGCAAGGCGGCCAAGGCGGCTGCCATTCTTGTCCTGATTGGTGCCATCAATATTCCAATTATCAAATTTTCAGTTGATTGGTGGAATACCCTGCATCAGCCTGCCAGTGTCGCGACGATGGAAGGGCCAAAAATTCACAGTTCTATCCTGACGCCACTGCTTATAATGGCCGCGGCCTATACAACGCTGTTTGTAAGTTTGTTCATTATTCGGGTGAAGACAGAGATCTTAAGCAGACGGTTAAGAATTCTACGGGTGAACGCCGCACAGGATTGA
- the ccmD gene encoding heme exporter protein CcmD, giving the protein MEEFLNMGGYAAFIWPSYGISAAVLGLLAFQSVRRLRKVENELVPFDAKRQKRRNKVMRNESIQS; this is encoded by the coding sequence ATGGAAGAGTTTTTGAATATGGGCGGGTATGCTGCTTTTATCTGGCCATCATATGGTATTTCTGCGGCTGTTTTGGGGTTGCTTGCCTTCCAAAGTGTTCGTCGCCTTCGCAAGGTTGAAAACGAATTGGTGCCATTTGACGCAAAGCGGCAAAAACGGCGCAACAAAGTAATGCGTAACGAAAGTATTCAGTCATGA
- the ccmE gene encoding cytochrome c maturation protein CcmE has translation MTRKRRRLYFLTAGLAVLGLAATLVLMSFEDSLVFFRSPSDLAEEPVPAGRNFRLGGLVEEGSVVKEGVEIRFVVTDMAETVPVRFRGLVPDLFREGQGVVAEGQLDDEGVFVASNVLAKHDENYMPPEVAESLKKAGQWQPETDSKATD, from the coding sequence ATGACAAGAAAGCGCCGGCGCCTTTATTTCCTGACGGCTGGCCTTGCCGTTTTGGGTTTGGCCGCGACCCTCGTCCTAATGTCTTTTGAAGACAGTTTGGTGTTTTTCAGAAGCCCTTCTGATTTGGCTGAAGAGCCTGTCCCTGCGGGGCGCAACTTTCGGTTAGGAGGGTTGGTTGAAGAGGGTAGCGTTGTCAAAGAAGGCGTTGAAATTCGATTTGTTGTTACGGATATGGCCGAAACGGTTCCTGTGAGATTTCGGGGGCTTGTCCCTGACTTGTTCCGCGAGGGACAGGGCGTTGTCGCAGAAGGCCAGCTGGACGATGAGGGTGTCTTTGTTGCGTCGAACGTGCTCGCGAAGCATGACGAAAATTATATGCCGCCAGAAGTCGCTGAAAGCTTGAAGAAAGCTGGACAATGGCAACCTGAAACTGATTCAAAGGCGACAGACTGA
- a CDS encoding heme lyase CcmF/NrfE family subunit, producing MTAEIGQFTLILALVVAILQSTVPLIGAARQNGPMMAFADSAALVQFLAASVAFIALTVAYVSSDFSVLNVVKNSHSLKPMLYKISGVWGNHEGSLLLWVWILALFGFAVSAFGKNLPGSLKARVLSVQGFVGVGFLLFIIFTSNPFERIDPAPFDGQGLNPLLQDPGLAFHPPFLYLGYVGLSVTFSFAIAALIEGKVDPAWARWVRPWTLAAWAFLTIGIALGSWWAYYELGWGGWWFWDPVENASFMPWLAATALLHSAIVVEKRDTLRNWTILLAIIAFSLSLLGTFLVRSGVLNSVHAFATDPERGIFILCFLSVIIGGSLLLYGVRAPSMKGGGLFSPVSREGALVLNNLLLSTAAATVLLGTLYPIFLDAFSGAKVSVGPPYFNATFLPLAMPLVVAVAIGPLLPWKRADLVGVLSRLKFALFAVVAIVGISWWIAEDGPFLAFVGMGLFGWLFVGTLLEWTDRFKLFRIPLGNSWKRMVNLPRSAHGMMLAHLGVSLVILGITASEAWQSERLEVMRPGEVATVGGYDFRFDGASDKTGPNYTYLEGTFTVSKNGREVVVLNPEQRQYTNPPMETTEAAIWPMLTADLYAVVGESDGKGGYATRIYHKPFISWIWIGAIVMFIGGGFSLSDRRFRIGAARKKTKQAATDQPVAGVS from the coding sequence ATGACAGCAGAAATTGGACAATTCACTCTGATTTTGGCGCTTGTGGTTGCTATTTTGCAATCAACTGTCCCTCTAATCGGGGCCGCGCGACAGAACGGCCCGATGATGGCCTTTGCTGACTCGGCGGCACTTGTTCAATTCCTTGCCGCATCGGTTGCCTTCATCGCCCTGACAGTGGCGTATGTATCCAGTGATTTCTCGGTCCTGAATGTCGTGAAAAACTCTCATTCTCTGAAACCAATGTTATATAAAATCAGTGGCGTTTGGGGAAATCATGAAGGATCGCTTCTTCTATGGGTATGGATTTTGGCGCTGTTTGGTTTTGCCGTTTCGGCGTTTGGTAAAAACCTTCCGGGAAGCCTAAAGGCGCGCGTTTTATCCGTTCAGGGCTTTGTCGGTGTCGGTTTTCTTCTCTTTATCATTTTTACTTCCAATCCGTTCGAGAGAATTGATCCCGCCCCCTTTGATGGTCAGGGACTGAACCCTTTGCTTCAGGATCCGGGCCTCGCTTTTCATCCGCCATTTCTTTATCTGGGATATGTCGGTCTGTCTGTGACATTTTCATTTGCCATTGCGGCGTTGATCGAGGGCAAGGTTGATCCGGCCTGGGCCCGCTGGGTTCGCCCGTGGACGCTGGCAGCATGGGCGTTTCTGACAATTGGTATCGCCTTGGGTTCCTGGTGGGCTTACTATGAGTTGGGCTGGGGCGGCTGGTGGTTCTGGGATCCGGTAGAAAATGCGTCTTTCATGCCGTGGCTCGCCGCAACGGCTCTCCTGCATTCTGCGATCGTCGTTGAAAAACGGGACACGTTGCGGAATTGGACGATCCTGCTTGCCATTATCGCGTTCAGTCTTTCGCTTTTGGGAACTTTCCTGGTGCGTTCGGGCGTTTTGAATTCTGTTCATGCCTTCGCCACGGACCCGGAACGCGGGATTTTCATCCTCTGTTTTTTGAGTGTCATCATTGGCGGCTCTCTTCTGTTATACGGTGTTCGGGCACCTTCGATGAAAGGGGGCGGTCTATTCTCGCCTGTTAGTCGTGAAGGGGCGCTTGTTTTGAATAACCTTCTGTTATCAACAGCGGCTGCGACTGTGTTGCTGGGAACCCTGTATCCTATTTTTCTGGATGCGTTCAGTGGTGCAAAAGTGTCTGTTGGACCACCGTATTTCAACGCCACCTTTTTGCCGCTGGCGATGCCATTGGTTGTCGCCGTTGCCATCGGGCCGTTACTTCCGTGGAAACGGGCGGATCTGGTCGGTGTTTTGTCCCGCCTGAAATTCGCACTTTTTGCGGTTGTTGCCATTGTCGGCATAAGTTGGTGGATTGCTGAAGATGGCCCCTTTCTTGCCTTTGTCGGGATGGGTTTGTTCGGATGGTTATTTGTCGGTACTCTTCTGGAATGGACCGACAGGTTCAAGTTGTTCAGGATCCCGCTGGGGAACAGTTGGAAGCGGATGGTCAATCTGCCTCGAAGTGCCCACGGTATGATGCTTGCGCATTTAGGGGTTTCTCTGGTTATTCTGGGGATAACCGCGTCGGAAGCCTGGCAAAGCGAGCGGCTGGAAGTGATGCGGCCGGGTGAAGTCGCCACCGTTGGTGGGTATGATTTCCGTTTTGACGGTGCATCCGATAAGACCGGGCCTAACTATACCTATCTTGAAGGGACTTTCACCGTGTCAAAGAACGGACGGGAAGTTGTGGTTCTCAACCCAGAGCAACGCCAGTATACGAACCCGCCTATGGAGACAACAGAAGCGGCTATCTGGCCGATGCTAACGGCAGACCTGTATGCGGTTGTGGGCGAGTCTGATGGTAAGGGAGGGTATGCGACGCGTATTTATCATAAGCCGTTTATATCCTGGATCTGGATTGGCGCCATTGTCATGTTTATTGGAGGCGGGTTTAGCCTGAGCGATCGACGTTTTCGCATTGGTGCCGCCCGTAAGAAAACGAAGCAGGCTGCAACAGACCAGCCAGTAGCAGGGGTATCCTAG
- a CDS encoding DsbE family thiol:disulfide interchange protein: MRFGFLAPVVTFAVIAGVMAYALFFLDPTEIPSELVSKPAPEFSLAPVPDYGLPLETAHLKQGKVTLLNVFASWCVACLAEHPTLMALKEKGAVEIYGLNYKDKPEAARKWLKKHGNPYTRTGMDLNGRVGINFGVYGVPETFIMSPEGTILDKIIGPITEDDLNNRILPRLKGASGS; encoded by the coding sequence ATGCGGTTTGGTTTTTTGGCGCCTGTCGTGACGTTTGCCGTTATTGCAGGCGTAATGGCATATGCTTTATTTTTTCTTGATCCAACAGAAATCCCGTCCGAGCTTGTTAGCAAACCGGCCCCTGAATTCAGTTTGGCGCCCGTTCCAGATTATGGCTTGCCTTTAGAAACCGCTCATTTGAAGCAGGGAAAGGTTACGTTGCTCAATGTTTTTGCGTCCTGGTGCGTGGCCTGCCTTGCAGAACACCCAACTTTGATGGCTTTGAAAGAGAAAGGAGCCGTTGAAATTTATGGGTTGAATTACAAGGACAAACCGGAAGCAGCCCGCAAATGGCTGAAAAAACACGGTAATCCTTATACCCGCACGGGAATGGATCTGAACGGGCGCGTTGGGATTAACTTTGGCGTGTATGGGGTTCCTGAAACCTTTATTATGAGCCCGGAAGGGACCATTTTGGATAAGATTATCGGTCCGATCACTGAAGATGATTTGAACAATCGTATCCTTCCACGACTTAAAGGGGCTAGCGGGTCATGA
- a CDS encoding cytochrome c-type biogenesis protein, which yields MKTGLIRLLILMTLFSPAVGQAVFVEERLPDTAAEKRARDIAEDIRCLVCQNQSIMDSNADLAKDLRGIVRERVAAGDSDEDVRQFLVDRYGDWVLLDPPFKLTTFILWVGPLFVFLIAGIATVLFLRRRSVPAATNDKAAPLSQSEKEAFDKLLKEEEGSAS from the coding sequence ATGAAAACCGGACTGATACGGCTATTGATCCTGATGACCCTGTTTTCACCGGCCGTTGGTCAGGCGGTCTTTGTTGAAGAGCGTTTGCCCGATACCGCCGCTGAAAAACGGGCCCGAGATATTGCGGAAGACATTCGGTGTCTGGTCTGTCAGAACCAATCCATCATGGACAGCAATGCCGACCTTGCCAAAGACCTTCGCGGTATCGTGCGAGAGAGAGTGGCGGCTGGGGATAGTGACGAGGACGTGCGTCAGTTTCTTGTGGATCGTTATGGCGACTGGGTTTTGCTAGATCCGCCATTTAAACTGACGACCTTTATTCTTTGGGTGGGCCCTTTGTTTGTTTTTCTGATTGCGGGCATTGCGACGGTCCTTTTTCTCAGAAGAAGGTCTGTTCCCGCAGCGACTAACGACAAAGCCGCGCCGCTTAGTCAAAGTGAAAAAGAAGCATTTGATAAGCTTCTTAAGGAAGAAGAAGGATCAGCATCGTGA